A single genomic interval of Malania oleifera isolate guangnan ecotype guangnan chromosome 11, ASM2987363v1, whole genome shotgun sequence harbors:
- the LOC131167507 gene encoding beta-glucosidase 10-like: MDEQVAVRDGGWLEQEEEEVEEEEDDEESSVLSLSLLCFHLNPLSFCTPRLQASPSGSPAVAVAALLYAQPRRVPLLHEPATTNTTPSPLQLRQPSLQARSATISAGRTRTATQPATTVVIPQGRRSSDSVVFASHHSPSLLFLRSSPILQQHSSRLAFRPPSSQNQSRPPRTSATPTTSTSVPGNVNQYESRNIINVNYNYISGGRRNVNVKDYSNKGYSSIWCLKGHVVPPPAVLERMLNGGVPTGDQPSFTPIPKSKTVTRKDFPPDFKFGCSTSALQTKGAGDEGGRGASTWDSFIQDGTGDRDIAVDSYHCYKDDVQILKKMGVDTYRLSIAWPRILPDGTVSGRINQQGIDFYNNFIAKLLKNGKKPFVTLFHFDLPQALQNKYRGFLSSEIVDDFKAYADLCFKTFGEVKYWTTINEPRVFGQYGYKVGMPSNPNANPASQGGEIEISLVTQWFMEPMVFGDYPFIMKALVRDGLPVFTEEEKDLVKGSFDFIGINYYTSRYSVSLPLNPDEHNSQDQFQRVEFKVDRNGKPIGQLAPGSDAIYVYPQGLRDALIYINKEYNNPKMYVTENGYPEKRDDAIPIETALQDNAKIQHILSHLYAVSEAREKGADVEGYFMWALMDCMEMGSGYTVRFGLNYTDYLNNLNRIPKKFAKWLNSFLGGSPK, translated from the exons ATGGACGAGCAAGTGGCCGTGAGGGATGGTGGCTGGTTggagcaagaagaagaagaagttgaagaagaagaagacgatgaaGAA tCCTCTGTTCTTTCCCTGTCTCTCCTCTGTTTCCATCTCAATCCCCTCTCCTTCTGCACTCCACGACTCCAGGCCAGCCCCAGCGGCTCTCCAGCAGTAGCAGTTGCAGCTCTGCTCTACGCTCAGCCTCGAAGAGTTCCCCTGCTCCACGAACCAGCCACCACCAACACCACTCCAAGCCCTCTCCAGCTGAGGCAGCCATCACTACAGGCGCGGTCCGCCACCATCTCCGCCGGCCGCACCCGCACAGCAACCCAGCCAGCCACCACTGTCGTCATCCCCCAGGGCCGTCGCTCCTCAGACTCCGTCGTGTTCGCCTCTCACCATTCACCGTCACTGCTGTTTCTCCGTTCATCACCAATCTTGCAGCAGCACTCCAGCAGGTTAGCATTCCGGCCACCATCCTCACAGAACCAATCCCGGCCACCACGGACTTCTGCAACCCCGACGACCTCCACCTCAGTCCCTGGCAATGTAAATCAGTACGAAAG CAGGAATATCATTAatgttaattataattatataagtGGAGGGAGGAGGAATGTTAACGTTAAGGATTATAGTAATAAGGGGTATAGTAGCATCTGGTGTTTGAAAGGACATGTGGTTCCACCGCCGGCGGTGCTGGAGAGGATGCTCAACGGCGGTGTACCTACCGGCGATCAACCCTCCTTCACTCCCATCCCCAAATCCAAAACCGTCACCAGAAAAGACTTCCCCCCTGATTTCAAATTTGGCTGCTCCACCTCTGCCCTCCAG ACAAAGGGAGCAGGAGATGAAGGAGGGAGAGGAGCTAGCACCTGGGATAGCTTTATCCAGGATGGGACGGGAGATAGAGATATTGCTGTTGATTCCTACCATTGCTACAAA GATGATGTACAAATTTTGAAGAAGATGGGGGTTGACACTTATAGGCTCTCCATCGCTTGGCCAAGGATTCTCCCTG ATGGGACTGTGAGTGGCAGAATAAACCAACAAGGCATTGATTTTTACAacaattttattgctaaactatTGAAAAATGGTAAGAAA CCATTTGTGACACTCTTCCACTTTGACTTACCGCAAGCATTGCAAAACAAGTACCGAGGCTTCTTGAGTAGTGAGATTGT GGATGACTTCAAAGCCTATGCAGACCTCTGTTTCAAAACCTTTGGGGAAGTGAAGTACTGGACAACCATCAATGAGCCTCGAGTGTTTGGGCAGTATGGCTACAAAGTTGGAATGCCCTCTAACCCTAatgcaaatcct GCAAGTCAAGGTGGAGAGATTGAGATATCGCTGGTGACTCAATG GTTTATGGAGCCCATGGTGTTTGGAGACTACCCATTTATAATGAAAGCTCTAGTGAGAGATGGGCTGCCAGTTTTTACAGAGGAGGAGAAGGATTTGGTAAAAGGGTCTTTTGATTTCATAGGGATCAATTACTACACTTCCAGATATTCAGTCTCCCTCCCATTAAACCCAGATGAACACAACAGCCAAGACCAATTCCAACGTGTTGAGTTcaaag TGGACAGAAATGGAAAGCCCATTGGTCAACTG GCACCTGGGAGCGATGCCATTTATGTGTACCCACAAGGGCTAAGAGATGCTCTGATATATATAAACAAAGAGTACAATAATCCCAAAATGTACGTCACTGAAAATG GCTATCCGGAGAAAAGAGACGACGCAATCCCGATCGAGACAGCCCTGCAAGACAATGCCAAAATTCAGCACATTCTCAGCCATCTATATGCAGTTTCAGAAGCCAGAGA GAAAGGTGCAGACGTTGAAGGGTACTTCATGTGGGCTCTAATGGACTGCATGGAAATGGGTTCGGGTTACACGGTCCGGTTCGGCCTTAACTATACGGATTACCTCAACAATTTGAACCGGATCCCTAAGAAGTTTGCAAAGTGGCTCAACTCATTCTTGGGCGGTTCACCCAAGTGA